In a genomic window of Bradyrhizobium sp. LLZ17:
- a CDS encoding ABC transporter ATP-binding protein, with protein MAELKLTGARKSFGTINVLHGIDLAVKDGEFVVFVGPSGCGKSTLLRVIAGLENVTSGEVHIDGERVTHLPASERGLAMVFQSYALYPHMSVRKNMGFALENMGLKPADIEERVERAAAMLRLTDYLDRKPKALSGGQRQRVAIGRAIVRDPKIFLFDEPLSNLDAELRVATRKELAALHANLGGTMIYVTHDQVEAMTLADRIVVLKSGRIEQIGTPLELYNRPANAFVAGFIGSPRMNLLPATVISDDGMLRVTIGDREVTLPRAASGLTAGAGVTLGIRPEHIDVVPETGMLATTVDLVERLGGETFIYASAPGLPQITLRQDGQSQLSRGDAVAIQFAPDHLHVFDATGAAIARPS; from the coding sequence ATGGCTGAACTGAAGCTCACGGGCGCACGCAAATCGTTCGGCACCATCAACGTGCTGCACGGCATCGATCTCGCGGTGAAGGACGGCGAATTCGTCGTCTTTGTCGGCCCTTCCGGGTGCGGAAAATCAACGCTGCTGCGTGTCATCGCCGGCCTCGAAAACGTCACCAGCGGCGAGGTCCATATCGACGGCGAGCGCGTCACCCATCTGCCGGCCTCCGAGCGGGGGCTCGCAATGGTGTTCCAGTCCTATGCGCTTTATCCGCACATGAGCGTGCGCAAGAATATGGGCTTTGCGCTCGAGAACATGGGGCTGAAACCTGCCGACATCGAAGAACGGGTTGAGCGTGCCGCCGCCATGCTGCGGCTCACGGACTATCTCGACCGCAAACCCAAGGCGCTTTCCGGGGGACAGCGCCAGCGCGTCGCCATCGGCCGGGCCATCGTGCGCGATCCGAAGATATTCCTGTTCGACGAGCCGTTGTCGAACCTCGACGCGGAGTTACGCGTTGCGACGCGCAAGGAGCTTGCGGCGCTGCATGCCAATCTCGGCGGCACGATGATCTATGTCACTCACGATCAGGTCGAAGCCATGACGCTCGCCGACCGGATCGTGGTGCTCAAATCCGGCCGGATCGAGCAGATCGGCACGCCGCTTGAACTCTACAACCGACCCGCGAACGCCTTCGTCGCCGGCTTCATCGGTTCGCCTCGCATGAACCTCCTCCCCGCAACGGTGATCTCCGACGACGGCATGCTCCGCGTCACCATCGGCGACCGCGAAGTCACGCTGCCTCGCGCGGCATCCGGGCTCACTGCCGGGGCGGGCGTGACGCTCGGCATCCGCCCCGAGCATATCGACGTCGTGCCCGAGACGGGCATGCTCGCAACAACGGTCGATCTCGTCGAACGGCTTGGCGGTGAGACCTTCATCTATGCCTCGGCGCCCGGGCTGCCGCAGATCACGCTGCGCCAGGATGGCCAGTCGCAATTGTCCCGCGGCGATGCGGTCGCAATCCAGTTCGCCCCCGACCACCTTCACGTCTTCGACGCAACCGGCGCGGCCATCGCGCGACCCTCATAG
- a CDS encoding carbohydrate ABC transporter permease, translating into MRLSNMLRQRRNGQGRPLHWTDIAAYVYLALGVVLMFGPVLWLVLSSFKTQSALLEFPPSLLPFAQVEVAVPGQSQKLPLFRATLPDGTVRELAQVRRIGLIGQMVDPADPSQQFRVAIDKREPVRRIALATENYSEPLQRFAFMRFLSNSVFVTVVATLITLLINSMAAYGLAVYQFPGKQAATLAVIGTLMIPMTIILVPVYLVVTELGLANSLWAVILPGAATPTGVFLLRQYMLTLPKDLIEAARMDKASEWQIYWRIVLPLTLPALAVLAIFSIMWRWNEFLWPLAVLTKTEVYTLQIALNAFQGELQTQWHFLLAMTVVTLIPVALVFVFLQRFITTGIGSTGMK; encoded by the coding sequence ATGCGCCTTTCAAATATGCTTCGTCAGCGTCGCAACGGGCAAGGGCGACCGCTGCATTGGACCGACATCGCGGCCTACGTCTATCTCGCGCTCGGCGTCGTCCTCATGTTCGGCCCCGTGCTGTGGCTCGTCCTGTCGTCGTTCAAGACCCAGAGTGCATTGCTGGAATTTCCGCCGTCACTGCTGCCGTTCGCACAGGTCGAAGTCGCGGTGCCCGGTCAGTCGCAAAAGCTGCCGCTGTTCCGCGCCACGCTTCCCGACGGCACGGTCCGCGAACTGGCGCAGGTTCGGCGCATTGGGCTGATCGGCCAGATGGTCGACCCCGCCGATCCGTCGCAGCAATTCCGCGTCGCGATCGACAAGCGCGAACCGGTGCGCCGCATCGCGCTCGCGACCGAGAATTACAGTGAACCGCTGCAGCGCTTCGCCTTCATGCGTTTCCTGTCCAACTCGGTGTTCGTGACGGTGGTCGCCACGCTGATCACGCTGCTGATCAATTCCATGGCGGCCTATGGGCTTGCCGTCTACCAATTCCCCGGCAAGCAGGCGGCGACCCTCGCGGTGATCGGGACGTTGATGATCCCGATGACCATCATTCTCGTGCCGGTCTATCTGGTCGTGACCGAGCTCGGCCTCGCCAACTCGCTTTGGGCGGTGATCCTGCCGGGTGCGGCGACGCCGACGGGCGTCTTCCTGCTCCGGCAATACATGCTGACCTTGCCGAAGGATCTGATCGAAGCTGCGCGGATGGACAAGGCGTCCGAGTGGCAGATCTATTGGCGCATCGTCCTGCCGCTGACCCTGCCGGCGCTCGCGGTTCTGGCGATTTTCTCGATCATGTGGCGGTGGAACGAATTCCTCTGGCCGCTCGCGGTATTGACCAAAACCGAGGTTTACACCCTCCAGATCGCGCTGAACGCGTTCCAGGGCGAACTCCAGACCCAGTGGCATTTCCTCCTCGCCATGACGGTGGTGACGCTCATTCCCGTCGCGCTCGTCTTTGTATTCCTCCAGCGCTTCATCACGACGGGCATCGGCTCGACGGGAATGAAATGA
- a CDS encoding carbohydrate ABC transporter permease has protein sequence MAASALARLGGAAVLPAGAALRLLDAPMRWLQRMVGARRMAYVFLLPNFVFFGLFVFLPIGINVVFSVTGGTALFPSQRPYVGSEQFAYLFDCGSYIDPASCREDHFWRGVANTAKFIVFQVTAMVLFSLLTALILNMKIRGRGFFRAVYFFPVLLSPVVVALIWKWILQRDGLLNAAITTLGGQKILFFVDPGWAMFWAVFVSVWAHMGFYTLILLAGLQAIPADLYEAAEMDATPRWRVLLRITLPLLWPNMIVVIVLALIKGAQTFDEVFVLTGGGPGTATLMVVQYIYETGFSNQVQNFGLAAAASVVLGVVLFALTLLQFAAARRKEV, from the coding sequence ATGGCAGCGAGCGCGCTGGCACGGCTGGGCGGCGCGGCGGTCCTGCCGGCCGGTGCGGCGTTGCGACTGCTCGATGCGCCGATGCGCTGGCTGCAGCGCATGGTCGGCGCGCGGCGCATGGCGTATGTGTTCCTGCTGCCCAACTTCGTTTTCTTCGGCCTGTTCGTGTTCCTGCCGATCGGCATCAACGTCGTGTTCTCGGTGACCGGCGGCACGGCGCTGTTTCCATCGCAACGCCCCTACGTCGGGAGCGAACAGTTCGCTTATCTGTTCGACTGCGGCTCCTATATCGATCCGGCGAGCTGCCGCGAGGACCATTTCTGGCGCGGCGTCGCCAACACCGCGAAGTTCATCGTGTTTCAGGTGACGGCGATGGTGCTGTTTTCGCTCCTCACCGCGCTTATCCTCAACATGAAGATCCGTGGACGTGGCTTTTTCCGCGCGGTCTATTTCTTTCCCGTGCTGCTGTCACCGGTGGTGGTCGCGCTGATCTGGAAATGGATCCTGCAGCGCGACGGGCTCCTCAATGCCGCGATAACCACGCTCGGCGGCCAGAAGATCCTGTTCTTCGTCGATCCCGGCTGGGCGATGTTCTGGGCGGTGTTCGTCTCGGTGTGGGCGCATATGGGTTTCTACACCCTGATCCTGCTCGCTGGCCTGCAGGCGATCCCGGCCGATCTCTACGAGGCGGCCGAAATGGACGCGACGCCGCGCTGGCGCGTGCTGCTGCGCATCACCCTGCCGCTGCTGTGGCCGAACATGATCGTCGTGATCGTGTTGGCGTTGATCAAGGGCGCGCAGACGTTCGACGAGGTGTTCGTGCTGACCGGCGGCGGTCCCGGCACCGCGACGCTGATGGTGGTGCAGTACATCTACGAGACCGGCTTCTCCAACCAGGTGCAGAATTTCGGCCTCGCCGCCGCGGCCTCCGTCGTGCTCGGCGTCGTCCTTTTCGCCCTGACGCTACTGCAATTCGCCGCCGCGCGACGCAAAGAGGTCTGA
- a CDS encoding ABC transporter substrate-binding protein encodes MRVVTPLIASCALSLLAVTVFGGPAAAETTTLRMTWYSDGNEGEVMADLLKRFHEQNKDIEIVLDQVPYKAVNETLPVQLASGQGPDMARIVDMGGLSRFALDLRPFLKDPAYWETNFGPFLEWMRPAGDTQAIPGFMTQLTVTGPFVNKTLFEQAGVAMPGEKSTWEDWAKAAKQVADKVQVPFPLALDRSGHRFYALALSQGTQGFGANGEPQVIDNGLKRAAQLVYDWHKSGVMSKELWGSVSGTAYRGANDEFRNAQVVMYLSGSWQTAQFAKTIDNAFDWVVVPNPCGPGGCSSMPGGAGLVAFKTTQHPREVARVMEYLASEPVLAEFYSRSLFVPGHLGLAKKGIDYPTASPDAAAALKVFTASAAQISPIAYRIQGYSDSRIILNAVISRLGQAVSGETTLEDAYKRIPADVAQQIAERNKK; translated from the coding sequence ATGCGTGTCGTTACGCCCCTTATCGCGTCTTGTGCGCTGTCCCTGCTGGCCGTCACCGTGTTCGGCGGGCCGGCCGCGGCAGAGACCACGACGCTGCGCATGACCTGGTACTCGGACGGAAACGAGGGCGAGGTCATGGCCGACCTGCTCAAGCGATTCCATGAGCAGAACAAGGACATCGAAATCGTCCTCGATCAGGTGCCCTACAAGGCGGTCAACGAGACCTTGCCGGTACAGCTGGCCTCCGGCCAAGGCCCCGATATGGCGCGTATCGTCGATATGGGCGGTCTGTCGCGCTTCGCGCTTGATCTGCGCCCCTTCCTCAAGGATCCCGCCTACTGGGAAACCAACTTCGGCCCCTTCCTCGAATGGATGCGTCCGGCGGGCGATACGCAGGCAATTCCCGGCTTCATGACCCAGCTCACCGTCACGGGTCCCTTCGTCAACAAGACCCTGTTCGAGCAGGCCGGCGTCGCGATGCCGGGCGAGAAGTCGACCTGGGAGGACTGGGCCAAGGCGGCGAAGCAGGTCGCGGACAAGGTCCAGGTGCCGTTCCCGCTGGCGCTCGACCGCTCGGGCCACCGCTTCTACGCGCTCGCGTTATCGCAAGGCACGCAGGGGTTCGGCGCGAATGGCGAGCCGCAAGTCATCGACAACGGCCTCAAACGCGCGGCGCAGCTCGTTTACGACTGGCACAAGTCCGGCGTGATGTCGAAAGAGCTGTGGGGCTCGGTCTCCGGCACGGCCTATCGCGGCGCCAACGACGAATTCAGGAACGCGCAGGTCGTCATGTATCTGTCCGGATCCTGGCAGACCGCTCAGTTCGCCAAGACCATCGACAACGCCTTCGACTGGGTGGTGGTGCCCAATCCCTGCGGCCCGGGCGGCTGCAGCAGCATGCCGGGCGGCGCCGGTCTTGTCGCTTTCAAGACGACCCAGCATCCCAGGGAAGTTGCGCGGGTCATGGAATATCTCGCGAGCGAACCGGTGTTGGCGGAGTTCTATTCGCGCTCGCTGTTCGTGCCCGGACACCTTGGGCTCGCGAAGAAAGGCATCGACTATCCGACAGCGAGCCCGGATGCGGCCGCCGCGCTGAAGGTCTTCACCGCAAGCGCTGCCCAGATTTCTCCGATCGCCTACCGCATCCAGGGCTATAGCGACAGCCGGATCATCCTCAACGCCGTCATCAGCCGTCTTGGGCAGGCGGTCTCCGGCGAGACGACGCTCGAGGATGCCTACAAGCGCATCCCCGCCGACGTCGCGCAGCAGATCGCCGAGCGCAACAAGAAGTGA
- a CDS encoding LacI family DNA-binding transcriptional regulator: protein MREHVSLATVAARAGVSVSTVSRIVNGEMRRASPATVARVLDAIEAVGYRPNPVGRALQRGQSQLVAMIAANLDNPAMATIAGSTEAALREAGYVMILCDTHDRPELQDEYLYAMRAQMVCGYILVAAVPSPGLSELSASGAPTVFVSRRNPTGNGLFVGIDDCAAGAAAADYFANLGRRTPAVVFPRLGSSASRDRLSGFLARLRERGWSDEGIIQAEGEGRSHLQVGYDAGTRIFGGSHTPDAILCLSDQIAYGVNRSALERGLKIPGDCDVVSIDGTPLNQWVAPWLKSIEIPYAVYGAEIVAGLQSIWRGEPFGERLLPYKFG from the coding sequence ATGCGGGAACACGTCTCACTTGCCACGGTCGCGGCCCGCGCCGGCGTTTCGGTGTCGACCGTCTCGCGGATCGTCAACGGCGAGATGCGCCGCGCCTCCCCGGCCACGGTGGCGCGGGTGCTCGACGCGATCGAGGCCGTCGGCTACCGGCCAAATCCAGTGGGACGGGCACTCCAGCGTGGCCAAAGCCAGCTTGTGGCGATGATCGCGGCCAACCTCGACAATCCGGCCATGGCGACCATTGCAGGCTCCACTGAGGCTGCGCTGCGCGAGGCCGGCTACGTGATGATCCTGTGCGATACGCACGACCGCCCCGAACTTCAGGACGAATATCTCTACGCGATGCGGGCCCAGATGGTGTGCGGCTATATCCTCGTTGCGGCGGTGCCAAGCCCGGGGTTGAGCGAGTTGTCCGCGTCCGGCGCCCCGACGGTGTTCGTGAGCCGCCGCAATCCGACCGGCAACGGCCTGTTCGTCGGAATCGACGATTGCGCAGCAGGTGCTGCTGCGGCCGACTATTTCGCTAATCTTGGGCGGCGAACGCCCGCTGTTGTTTTTCCGCGGCTGGGCTCGTCCGCATCGCGGGATCGCCTGTCAGGCTTCCTGGCCAGACTGCGGGAGCGTGGTTGGTCCGACGAGGGGATCATCCAGGCGGAGGGGGAAGGTCGATCGCATCTCCAGGTCGGCTATGATGCCGGCACCCGCATTTTCGGCGGCAGCCACACGCCAGACGCCATTCTCTGTTTGAGCGACCAAATCGCCTATGGCGTGAACCGGAGCGCGCTCGAACGCGGCCTGAAAATCCCTGGCGATTGCGATGTGGTCAGCATCGACGGCACGCCGCTGAACCAGTGGGTCGCCCCCTGGCTGAAGTCGATCGAAATTCCATACGCCGTCTACGGGGCGGAAATCGTCGCGGGCCTTCAATCGATCTGGCGAGGCGAACCTTTTGGCGAACGCCTGCTTCCGTACAAGTTCGGCTGA
- a CDS encoding cupin domain-containing protein, giving the protein MKATSGGWAREVTTRGLPIATDIAGAHLFMNAGGAREMHWHNSAEWAYVVDGHCQVTVVDPEGVAEVVNLGPGDLWYFPKGHGHAIQTLGPTPCHAILAFDDGLYSEHGTFGISDWMSRYDTRALSQAFAVADEAFAQIPKAETYIMQGEVLALDGPQARSARELDHSRTHRHAMMAQKPRVSTPGGALYVASSREFPMSTTLTGMVLKLKRGAMHEPHWHTDANEWHYVLKGRTRVTLFAPDKRVAVAELAPGECAYIPRNCGHSIQNVGPEDAEVVGVLDSGTYHESSLSDWLSKAPRHLLANNFGLAEKDVANFNRKRLVIVPPVTPA; this is encoded by the coding sequence ATCAAGGCAACATCCGGAGGGTGGGCACGGGAAGTCACCACACGTGGACTGCCCATCGCCACCGATATCGCCGGAGCGCATCTGTTCATGAATGCGGGCGGTGCCCGCGAGATGCATTGGCACAATTCAGCCGAGTGGGCCTATGTCGTCGATGGTCATTGCCAGGTTACCGTGGTTGACCCGGAGGGTGTCGCCGAGGTCGTCAATCTCGGGCCGGGCGATCTCTGGTACTTCCCCAAGGGCCACGGCCACGCCATCCAGACGCTCGGGCCGACGCCCTGTCACGCCATCCTCGCGTTCGACGATGGCCTGTATTCGGAACATGGCACGTTCGGCATCAGCGACTGGATGAGCCGTTACGACACAAGGGCCCTTTCGCAAGCATTCGCCGTTGCGGACGAGGCTTTCGCACAAATTCCCAAGGCAGAGACCTACATCATGCAGGGCGAGGTGCTGGCGCTCGATGGTCCGCAGGCGCGTTCGGCGCGCGAATTGGATCACTCGCGCACCCATCGCCACGCCATGATGGCTCAGAAGCCGAGAGTGAGCACGCCGGGAGGCGCACTCTATGTGGCGTCTTCCAGGGAATTTCCGATGTCGACGACGTTGACGGGAATGGTTCTAAAACTGAAGCGCGGTGCGATGCACGAACCGCATTGGCACACCGATGCCAATGAATGGCATTATGTGCTGAAGGGACGAACGCGGGTCACGCTGTTCGCGCCCGACAAGCGCGTCGCTGTGGCCGAGCTTGCGCCGGGCGAGTGTGCCTACATCCCCCGCAATTGCGGACACTCGATTCAAAACGTCGGCCCGGAGGATGCTGAAGTCGTCGGCGTGCTTGACAGCGGCACCTATCACGAAAGCTCTCTGTCGGATTGGCTGTCGAAGGCGCCGCGCCATCTGCTCGCCAACAATTTTGGCCTTGCGGAAAAGGATGTTGCCAATTTCAACAGGAAGCGGCTGGTGATTGTCCCGCCGGTCACCCCCGCCTGA